From one uncultured Bacteroides sp. genomic stretch:
- a CDS encoding T9SS type A sorting domain-containing protein, with protein sequence MTLIKTELFFLYMFFIPISVIAQTSLKKEYNMFRNEDIVTKQQIKYKHPGRAGANVLWDFSKQETVNEKYKLSFTQSEVDSVITGCEHNTLYHYLLRNDSLYSLGYENPTTLIKNQKPELLLTFPFSYHKRTEGYFYGTGNYCHRLDLTVQGKTIIWGDAYGMIILPNGDTLQHVLRVCSLKKIAEKMIPYVQKDSVILPMVNIDSIDYHLNNDSVYMQVETYRWYADGYRYPLFETVESTTYKNQKPFKHFNTAFFYSPDKHNYLNDDSKNLVRLEEIEKQNKSGNNSSGGNGNSSGKNLGKELINYNAYIEKNGNSIALEYNLIQQADVTISLYDIQGRLLISYPKTKHPEGFYQEALALDGFQLGEYLLRIVVDDEVYAEKLLNKKIID encoded by the coding sequence ATGACACTAATTAAAACTGAGCTATTTTTCTTATACATGTTCTTTATCCCAATTTCTGTTATAGCACAGACTTCTCTCAAAAAGGAGTATAACATGTTTCGTAATGAAGATATAGTAACCAAACAACAGATAAAATATAAGCACCCTGGTAGAGCCGGAGCAAATGTTCTTTGGGATTTTAGCAAACAGGAAACAGTCAATGAAAAATATAAGCTATCTTTTACTCAATCGGAAGTAGATTCAGTTATTACTGGTTGTGAACATAATACTCTCTACCATTATCTGCTAAGGAATGATTCACTCTATTCCTTAGGTTATGAGAATCCAACAACTCTTATAAAGAATCAAAAGCCGGAACTTCTCCTTACTTTTCCTTTCTCTTATCATAAAAGAACTGAAGGCTATTTTTACGGTACGGGTAATTATTGTCACCGGCTTGATTTGACAGTACAAGGAAAAACAATAATATGGGGTGATGCTTATGGTATGATTATTCTTCCAAACGGTGATACCTTACAGCATGTATTACGAGTATGTTCTTTGAAAAAGATTGCAGAAAAGATGATCCCTTACGTACAGAAAGATTCTGTTATTCTACCTATGGTAAATATTGATAGCATTGATTATCATTTAAATAATGATAGTGTGTATATGCAAGTTGAAACTTACAGGTGGTATGCTGATGGATATCGCTATCCTCTTTTTGAGACTGTAGAAAGCACGACGTACAAAAATCAAAAACCTTTTAAACACTTTAATACTGCTTTCTTTTATTCACCCGATAAACATAATTACCTAAATGATGATTCCAAAAATCTGGTAAGGCTAGAGGAAATTGAAAAGCAAAACAAAAGTGGAAATAATTCGTCTGGCGGGAATGGCAATTCTTCTGGGAAGAACCTAGGGAAAGAACTTATAAACTATAATGCTTACATAGAAAAAAACGGAAACAGCATCGCACTTGAATATAACCTTATCCAACAAGCGGATGTAACAATATCCTTGTATGATATTCAAGGACGGTTGTTAATAAGTTATCCCAAAACGAAACATCCCGAAGGGTTCTATCAGGAAGCTCTTGCCTTGGATGGCTTTCAGTTAGGTGAATATTTACTTCGGATTGTTGTTGATGATGAAGTTTATGCAGAGAAACTGCTGAATAAAAAAATAATTGACTAA